From a single Fusarium fujikuroi IMI 58289 draft genome, chromosome FFUJ_chr03 genomic region:
- a CDS encoding Vacuolar fusion protein MON1 codes for MESDKMSQKPASPTNEDYRPPLPPRPSTSATDTASLQAHATTAITPVEIQTLSFPDGSRGTFSTPGPDSLPSPAEGDHASPNRQESSGSGEADDAASIMSFAPTMRPAGDIASLLAGELHKKSPAWKMLRTQSATVLPFEKGRVGAYDRFAEFHHEFNSLPEDYGEDVESDILHLWKSKLKHYLILSSAGKPIWSRYGDLSLINSSMGVVQTIISFYEGAMNPLQAFSAGDTRFVVLTKGPLYFVAISKLGESDSQIQAQLDALYMQILSTLTLPRLTHIFANRPSTDLRKPLEGTEGLLSSLADTFTKGSASALLGSLECLRLRKSQRHAINNTFLKLRTDKLLYGLIVAGGKLVSVIRPRRHSLHPSDLQLIFNMLFESDGIKGGGGENWIPICLPAFNNKGYLYMYVSFFDGTSGDQASSPAAAQGRSSEEEIAMILVSTDRESFFELKQMRDNVAQQLAKNGTLAIIQNATRLGRPKIHEIAPGSQVSHFLYKSRANVQFCMASLEPHFTGLVERRRLMTVYHELHASIHAKHSHLKVLHAVGDDATSLAWTTPVFEFYCVAGPNVSRATITQGANKIIQWAKREEERLFIIGGGVF; via the coding sequence ATGGAGTCAGATAAAATGAGCCAAAAGCCAGCATCTCCCACAAACGAAGACTATCGTCCACCTCTACCGCCTCGGCCGTCAACGAGCGCTACCGACACAGCCTCTCTGCAAGCCCATGCTACCACGGCGATAACTCCTGTTGAAATACAGACGCTCTCTTTTCCTGATGGATCTCGAGGGACATTTTCCACTCCTGGTCCCGACTCGCTCCCAAGCCCCGCTGAGGGTGATCATGCTTCCCCAAATCGACAGGAGAGTAGTGGCAGCGGTGAGGCAGACGACGCTGCTAGCATCATGAGTTTTGCACCAACAATGCGACCTGCTGGCGATATCGCAAGTCTACTTGCCGGTGAACTACATAAGAAGAGTCCAGCTTGGAAAATGCTGCGAACTCAGTCGGCCACTGTTCTTCCTTTCGAGAAAGGCAGAGTAGGCGCATACGACCGATTCGCTGAGTTTCATCACGAGTTCAATTCTCTACCGGAGGATTATGGCGAAGATGTTGAATCTGACATTCTGCATCTCTGGAAGTCGAAACTGAAGCATTATCTGATTCTGTCATCAGCCGGAAAGCCCATCTGGAGCCGCTATGGAGATCTAAGTCTGATAAACTCCTCCATGGGCGTTGTTCAAACCATCATTTCATTCTATGAAGGTGCCATGAATCCCCTTCAGGCTTTTTCTGCTGGGGATACCCGTTTTGTTGTCTTGACCAAAGGTCCGCTCTACTTTGTCGCTATCAGCAAGCTGGGCGAAAGCGACTCGCAGATACAGGCACAATTGGATGCGCTATATATGCAAATCTTGTCAACACTAACCTTGCCCAGACTAACTCATATTTTTGCGAACCGACCGTCAACTGACTTGCGAAAGCCTCTCGAAGGGACTGAGGGtcttctgtcttctctgGCTGATACGTTCACAAAGGGATCTGCTTCCGCTTTGCTTGGATCCTTGGAATGCCTCCGGCTTCGGAAGTCTCAGCGGCATGCAATCAATAATACTTTCCTCAAATTGCGTACAGACAAGTTGCTGTATGGTCTAATTGTGGCTGGTGGGAAACTTGTCAGCGTCATTCGGCCTCGCCGGCATTCACTTCATCCCAGCGACCTGCAACTTATTTTCAATATGCTCTTCGAGAGCGACGGCATCaagggtggtggtggagagaACTGGATCCCCATTTGCCTTCCCGctttcaacaacaaaggtTATCTTTACATGTACGTCAGTTTCTTTGACGGCACTTCTGGGGATCAAGCTAGTTCTCCTGCAGCGGCACAAGGGCGCTcgtcagaagaagaaatcgCAATGATCCTCGTAAGCACTGATCGTGAGAGTTTCTTCGAGTTGAAGCAGATGCGGGACAACGTCGCCCAGCAGCTTGCCAAAAATGGGACATTGGCTATTATTCAAAACGCCACCCGCCTTGGTCGACCAAAAATACACGAAATTGCCCCCGGGAGCCAAGTCAGCCACTTCCTTTACAAGTCGCGGGCCAATGTACAATTCTGCATGGCGTCATTGGAGCCGCACTTTACTGGTCTTGTTGAGCGCAGGAGATTGATGACGGTGTATCATGAGCTCCATGCATCCATTCACGCCAAACACTCGCATCTCAAAGTTCTGCACgctgttggagatgatgcaaCCTCATTGGCCTGGACCACACCTGTGTTTGAGTTTTACTGTGTTGCTGGGCCTAATGTGTCGAGAGCGACCATTACGCAAGGAGCGAACAAGATTATCCAGTGGGCcaagagggaagaagagcgcCTTTTCATCATTGGCGGTGGTGTATTCTGA
- a CDS encoding related to C3HC4 zinc-binding integral peroxisomal membrane protein, with protein MSSSSSASSSSSPYPFATAPDIIRSHQKDAYFTGHLTQILSDLHRRLRGARLTHARAPEIQTLATLAYFALTTIPGNRTLGEEYCDLVQIDARDGQLPAIGRRAGYVAASILLPYIAARILPGLRARLRNLLQRRLESLRKRDGSSATGREARMWSYLDQHLSSFTSGAPFKAVILALFYFSGTYYQLSKRLLSLRYVFTRTVPDTPDRAGYELLGVLLVIQLAVQGYTHVRSTITESAARERVAFGASDDISLNHDGAYNGDNNLLLPTGASSSKAKVDIFAATHTPAAAVPRIQLTDDKVMGYIKGGQQRKCTLCLEEMRDPSATQCGHVFCWECIGDWVREKPECPLCRREAMAQHILPLRVM; from the coding sequence atgtcctcctcctcttcagcatcgtcatcatcatcaccatatCCCTTTGCCACCGCCCCCGACATCATCCGCTCTCACCAAAAGGATGCATACTTCACCGGCCACCTCACACAGATCCTGAGCGACCTGCATCGTCGCCTTCGTGGTGCCCGTCTCACACACGCCCGCGCACCCGAGATCCAGACCCTCGCAACACTCGCCTACTTTGCTCTCACTACAATCCCCGGCAACCGAACTCTCGGCGAGGAGTATTGCGATCTTGTGCAGATAGATGCGCGCGATGGCCAACTCCCTGCTATTGGCCGTCGCGCAGGCTACGTAGCTGCCAGCATTCTCCTCCCCTATATCGCGGCCCGGATTCTCCCTGGACTACGCGCTCGGTTGCGAAACCTTCTACAGCGCCGGCTAGAGAGCCTTCGCAAACGAGATGGCAGTTCGGCGACAGGACGTGAAGCGCGCATGTGGTCTTACCTGGATCAACATCTGAGCTCTTTCACATCAGGCGCTCCTTTCAAGGCCGTTATTCTAGCCCTTTTCTACTTCAGTGGTACATATTACCAGCTGTCCAAGAGACTTCTCTCCCTACGATATGTATTCACACGTACCGTTCCTGACACACCCGATCGTGCAGGATACGAACTCCTAGGTGTACTGCTGGTCATTCAACTTGCGGTTCAGGGCTATACCCATGTTCGATCTACAATTACCGAGTCAGCAGCTCGCGAGCGCGTTGCTTTTGGGGCTTCTGATGATATCTCTTTAAACCATGACGGAGCCTACAACGGCGATAACAACCTATTACTACCAACAGgggcttcaagctcaaaggcCAAAGTCGACATCTTTGCTGCCACACACACCCCAGCAGCAGCTGTACCACGTATTCAATTGACTGATGACAAGGTCATGGGCTACATCAAGGGTGGACAACAGAGAAAGTGCACACTGTGCTtggaagagatgagagaccCCTCAGCAACACAATGCGGTCATGTCTTCTGCTGGGAGTGTATAGGAGATTGGGTGAGGGAAAAACCCGAATGCCCATTATGTCGCCGTGAAGCCATGGCTCAACATATTTTACCACTGCGTGTGATGTAA
- a CDS encoding related to cell growth regulating nucleolar protein LYAR, which produces MLSPPLVSLKYPSIPPRRIERVSIVLHPTYTLHAACGDVLTKKKLDPHRNRCRGATFTCIDCMVYFPGVQYRSHTSCMTEDQKYQGALYKDKKNKKQKHSHPNDNQQHYTQDQAMAEVQTLPSNTGNMSHYAYVEDVPEDQFGWAEYEESSDDESPNGPPPEAPTPPSAAPEPHVDVFEFLVGTGQTPNASNMNLDAEPGNSLVRYEPKDKSDEYGFMDGDDEPAVEYESGPVPAAEFVTPASKSERRKSRTSTEKKDKKRKRLHIDVPSDQVMTDAPPVLHSGLTGGINRMMRPVFPPSPDYSGGDAPEISPASPLKKSKHSKHSKHSKHASTGHSLFGMIAGSKPKSKSKTKTKSSSKTKKSSSSSKKSHKEKKPQQLIEYRPQSKDGKTDSGAGQVVLYKPRADVFLSFVDKGPESEKGVSLNRVLKRFHREREATGSELGKGKEEKELWRSLRLRQNEQGEIVLFSVE; this is translated from the exons ATGCTCTCGCCTCCCCTTGTATCCCTCAAATATCCCAGTATACCACCCCGCCGCATCGAACGAGTCTCCATTGTCTTGCATCCCACTTATACCCTTCATGCC GCCTGCGGCGACGTtctcaccaagaagaagcttgatccTCATCGCAACCGCTGTCGCGGCGCTACCTTCACCTGCATTGATTGTATGGTGTATTTCCCTGGCGTCCAATACCGATCACATACC AGTTGTATGACCGAAGACCAGAAGTACCAAGGCGCGCTTTataaggacaagaagaacaagaaacagaaacacaGCCACCCCAACGATAATCAGCAACACTAcacccaagaccaagccatGGCTGAAGTTCAAACTCTCCCCAGCAACACTGGCAACATGAGCCACTACGCCTACGTTGAAGACGTCCCTGAGGATCAGTTCGGCTGGGCCGAGTACGAAGAaagcagcgatgatgaatCGCCAAACGGCCCGCCCCCAGAGGCTCCCACGCCTCCTTCTGCTGCCCCGGAGCCACATGTCGATGTATTTGAGTTTCTCGTTGGAACTGGACAAACACCCAATGCTTCCAACATGAATCTCGATGCGGAGCCAGGCAACTCATTGGTACGATACGAACCTAAGGACAAGAGCGACGAATACGGCTTTatggatggcgatgatgagcctgCAGTCGAATATGAAAGTGGCCCGGTGCCCGCCGCCGAATTTGTTACACCCGCTTCAAAATCCGAAAGACGTAAAAGCCGGACCAGcacagagaagaaggacaagaagcgcaagcgaTTACACATCGATGTTCCTAGCGACCAGGTTATGACGGATGCCCCACCAGTTCTTCACTCAGGACTCACTGGCGGCATCAACCGTATGATGCGTCCTGTATTCCCTCCATCCCCTGATTACTCCGGTGGTGACGCCCCGGAAATTTCTCCCGCGAGCCCtctgaagaagtcaaagcACTCCAAACATTCTAAGCACTCTAAGCACGCCTCTACTGGTCACAGCCTCTTTGGCATGATTGCCGGCAGCAAgcccaagtccaagtcgaagacgaagaccaAGTCGTCAAGTaagaccaagaagagctcttcctcttccaagaAGTCCcataaagagaagaagcctcaGCAGCTCATCGAGTATCGCCCTCAGAGCAAAGATGGCAAAACAGACTCCGGCGCTGGACAAGTCGTCCTCTACAAGCCTCGAGCCGATGTCTTCCTCAGCTTTGTCGACAAGGGTCCTGAGAGTGAGAAGGGCGTCAGCTTAAACAGGGTTCTCAAGCGTTTCCATCGAGAACGCGAGGCTACTGGCAGCGAGTTGGGTAAGGgcaaggaagagaaagaactCTGGAGATCCCTCCGGCTTCGACAGAATGAACAAGGAGAGATCGTATTGTTCTCTGTTGAGTGA
- a CDS encoding related to triacylglycerol lipase II precursor — translation MVHNWCSCVLNSASTELDAGLVLRTQKARLNLCSPKEHNVDKPAAKDNTDQTPSPQPSNNPDNNSDDNDNNKDKGKSSDDDKEEPAKKREGPFVDLGYSKYQGNVLESNIHEYLGIRYAKAPTGDLRWKAPEEPESTIGTLKAQEYAPYCPGVNDGLSSRIDEDCLFTNIWTPANATSDSKLPVIVFFQSGGYIRNASPYVNGTQLISASNNNIIFVNFNYRVGMLGFLASKEVKENGDLNAGLMDQRFLLKWIQKHIEEFGGDPEHVILHGESAGAGSVALQLVAYGGKDDGLFAGAIAESTFMPGLPSPDDLQYQYDRVVNATDCADADDTLKCLRGIKSADLQSHNAKAPFDGRTYRSYFYWAPTTDGDMFPDLPSKLYEKGEFVRVPLLSGSCTNEGSNYAVNAGSSDQFIRYMQNEYPYLTTDDTKTILDLYPQEPRIAKHDTWFPSASRAYGEATFICPTNNILNAFAEHADPKTIWSYRYNVAIEELTNDGYGVPHVSNAPAVFGPDMTAAKAGPSYRTYNAPMIPIVQNYWISFARSFDPNTHRDEDAPRWENWGDDQRRLVFQLNNNTMESVDKGQRERCEAWLDMSGSTKQ, via the exons ATGGTTCATAATTGGTGCAGTTGTGTTCTCAATAGTGCTAGTACTGAGCTTGACGCTGGGCTTGTATTACGGACTCAAAAAG CACGACTAAACCTGTGTTCTCCAAAGGAACACAATGTCGATAAACCCGCTGCCAAAGACAACACCGACCAAACTCCCTCTCCACAACCCAGCAATAATCCAGACAACAACTCAGATGACAATGATAATAACAAAGACAAGGGGAAAAGCTCAGATGACGATAAAGAAGAACCcgcaaagaagagagaaggcCCCTTTGTGGACCTGGGTTACTCCAAATATCAAGGCAATGTCCTCGAGAGCAACATTCACGAGTATCTCGGTATACGCTATGCAAAAGCCCCAACGGGGGATCTTCGATGGAAAGCACCTGAAGAACCCGAGTCCACAATCGGAACACTAAAAGCTCAAGAG TACGCCCCTTACTGTCCAGGAGTCAACGACGGCCTCAGCTCGCGCATTGACGAAGACTGTCTATTCACCAACATATGGACTCCTGCAAATGCAACCTCTGACTCAAAACTCCCCGTCATAGTCTTCTTCCAATCAGGTGGCTACATTAGGAACGCTTCTCCCTACGTGAACGGCACACAGCTCATCTCGGCCtcaaacaacaacatcatctttgTAAACTTCAACTACCGTGTTGGCATGCTTGGGTTCCTCGCTTCCAAAGAGGTCAAGGAAAATGGCGACCTCAACGCAGGATTGATGGATCAGAGATTCCTCCTCAAATGGATCCAGAAACACATCGAAGAGTTTGGCGGTGATCCTGAGCATGTCATCCTCCATGGTGAATCTGCCGGTGCCGGATCTGTGGCACTTCAACTCGTTGCATATGGTGGAAAAGACGACGGTCTTTTTGCTGGCGCCATTGCTGAGTCGACATTCATGCCTGGTCTCCCGAGCCCTGACGATCTGCAGTATCAGTATGACCGAGTTGTCAACGCCACAGACTGTGCGGATGCCGACGACACGTTGAAGTGCCTCCGCGGAATCAAATCGGCAGACCTTCAATCCCATAACGCAAAGGCTCCTTTCGACGGCCGCACTTATCGATCCTACTTCTACTGGGCGCCCACTACCGATGGTGACATGTTTCCAGACTTGCCTTCTAAGCTCTACGAGAAGGGCGAATTCGTCAGGGTGCCACTGCTATCGGGCTCTTGTACAAATG AGGGATCCAACTATGCCGTCAACGCAGGCAGCTCAGATCAGTTCATACGCTACATGCAAAATGAATACCCCTATTTGACCACAGATGACACCAAGACCATTCTCGACCTCTATCCACAAGAGCCCAGGATCGCAAAACACGATACTTGGTTCCCCTCAGCCTCGCGTGCATACGGCGAAGCAACCTTCATATGCCCTACaaacaacatcctcaacGCCTTCGCTGAGCACGCCGACCCCAAGACCATCTGGTCCTATCGCTATAATGTTGCCATTGAAGAGCTCACCAACGACGGCTATGGCGTTCCCCATGTCTCCAATGCGCCCGCCGTCTTTGGCCCTGATATGACTGCTGCCAAAGCTGGGCCCAGCTATCGCACTTACAACGCGCCCATGATCCCTATTGTCCAGAACTACTGGATCAGTTTTGCCCGTAGCTTCGACCCAAACACTCACCGTGACGAGGATGCTCCTCGATGGGAGAACTGGGGTGATGACCAGCGGCGTCTAGTTTTTCAGTtgaacaacaacaccatggAGAGTGTGGACAAGGGCCAACGGGAGCGATGCGAGGCCTGGTTAGATATGAGTGGCTCAACCAAGCAGTAA
- a CDS encoding related to CHA4-transcription factor, which translates to MEETPMGESIKISCERCRRRKIKCDRKRPCSRCIKAGTECILSGSGEKQRPISKGYVQALEGQVASLELLLRKLAVADSAERDEMLSEIALSPPASLDITQKSQIDHAKSNTDPKVVAAQVRSGQLRRPRSSHATQFFGGTSAFHIHLSQEVSLSPDEISTHLESNSTPLMMNIPEVSASSSPRDPSFVYAPHDETSQACMAAYFKYQYQFHMLIYREYFLRDYDVGSGRYYSDALLFAICSLGAMQLDDSRSVSDIFAHQAQQLIYAALDSPELTTLQALALLGYREIGVGHTSKGWLFAGMAFRLAHEMGLHLDPNNWDASTEGTSNRDTEILRRVYWAIFIADKQLSLYFGRPPALHPSESDVRNTIRLQYPPDWEGLLDTYICKGASATEFEDGVALVGSFIYQAELCKIAHLMITDLFENRRGNVDATVAAARSRQIHVSLTKWLSSLPGTLHWNQWTVGVVQPSVLRMHMLFHTIMIILHRPPSHMYEKQGIAESEDVEICYESLQAILRLMRTYSRHYRFRSLPLDFVQTLSTAAGTIMMKRFFQGASWEDSDIARSLSTVIDAMEEVQHTWPCMGEIKDYVVRARNAQVVMPPEDPLIGPDLMNGLELGHNVTAELMAQWGEELGTLVTDEFLSMQLQGSEQGVMAPFDFNQSPLGPQ; encoded by the exons ATGGAGGAAACGCCAATGGGCGAGTCCATCAAGATATC CTGTGAACGATGCCGTCGCCGCAAG ATAAAATGTGATCGAAAACGACCGTGCTCGCGGTGCATCAAGGCTGGCACCGAATGTATCCTCAGCGGTAGTGGAGAGAAGCAACG GCCAATATCTAAAGGCTATGTTCAAGCTCTAGAGGGTCAAGTGGCATCTCTGGAGCTACTGCTTCGCAAGCTCGCCGTTGCTGACAGCGctgagagagatgagatgctgTCCGAGATAGCTCTCTCACCACCAGCCTCACTCGACATTACACAAAAGTCGCAGATTGACCATGCCAAGTCAAATACTGACCCAAAAGTTGTAGCTGCGCAGGTCCGCTCAGGACAGCTGAGACGCCCTCGATCGAGCCATGCCACTCAGTTCTTTGGCGGCACCAGCGCCTTTCACATCCATCTCTCACAAGAGGTCTCATTATCCCCAGATGAGATATCTACTCACCTCGAATCCAACTCCACACCGCTCATGATGAACATACCGGAAGTGAGCGCTTCCAGCAGCCCGAGAGACCCGAGCTTTGTCTACGCACCTCACGATGAGACTTCCCAGGCGTGCATGGCTGCCTATTTCAAGTATCAATATCAGTTCCATATGCTCATCTACAGAGAGTACTTCTTACGAGACTATGATGTTGGCTCGGGAAGATACTACTCAGATGCTCTGCTCTTTGCTATCTGCTCGCTTGGCGCCATGCAGCTCGACGATTCCCGCTCAGTGTCCGATATCTTTGCCCACCAGGCCCAGCAACTGATCTACGCAGCTCTCGACAGTCCAGAACTCACCACCTTGcaggccttggccttgttgggTTACCGTGAGATTGGTGTAGGTCATACGTCAAAGGGATGGCTCTTTGCTGGTATGGCTTTCCGACTTGCCCACGAGATGGGCCTTCACCTTGACCCAAACAACTGGGACGCTTCGACAGAAGGAACATCAAATCGTGACACGGAGATTCTTAGAAGAGTCTACTGGGCTATATTCATTGCCGACAAGCAATTGAGTCTCTACTTTGGAAGACCACCAGCTCTGCACCCCAGCGAATCAGACGTCCGCAACACTATCAGACTGCAGTACCCTCCAGACTGGGAGGGTTTGCTGGATACATACATCTGTAAAGGTGCTTCGGCAACAGAATTCGAAGACGGAGTTGCCCTTGTTGGATCCTTCATCTACCAGGCAGAGCTGTGCAAGATCGCCCATCTCATGATCACGGATCTCTTCGAGAACCGTCGAGGTAACGTCGACGCCACCGTGGCTGCAGCCAGGTCACGACAAATACACGTGTCGCTCACAAAGTGGCTATCGAGTCTTCCCGGTACTCTACACTGGAACCAATGGACTGTAGGCGTGGTGCAACCCTCGGTGCTTCGTATGCA CATGCTGTTCCACACAATCATGATTATTCTTCACCGGCCACCTTCGCATATGTACGAGAAACAAGGTATTGCCGAAAGTGAAGACGTGGAGATCTGCTACGAGTCGCTGCAGGCTATCCTGCGCCTGATGAGAACATATTCGCGACACTATCGATTCCGCTCATTGCCGCTGGACTTTGTCCAGACTCTATCCACGGCAGCTGGAACCAttatgatgaagaggttCTTCCAGGGAGCCTCGTGGGAAGACTCAGACATTGCACGGTCACTCTCGACCGTCATTGACGCAATGGAGGAAGTACAGCACACCTGGCCGTGCATGGGTGAGATCAAAGATTATGTCGTACGGGCACGCAATGCACAGGTTGTGATGCCCCCGGAAGATCCTCTCATTGGGCCAGATCTCATGAACGGCCTAGAGCTGGGTCACAATGTCACGGCTGAGCTCATGGCTCAATGGGGTGAAGAGTTAGGTACACTTGTGACGGACGAGTTCTTGAGTATGCAACTTCAGGGTTCAGAACAAGGCGTGATGGCGCCGTTTGACTTCAACCAATCACCCCTAGGGCCACAGTAG